The following are encoded in a window of Cycloclasticus pugetii PS-1 genomic DNA:
- the murD gene encoding UDP-N-acetylmuramoyl-L-alanine--D-glutamate ligase, translating into MQNDFHYQRLGLARLGLDQDGVRVLVVGLGVTGLSVIRFLQQNHIEVAVVDSRETPPGLDVVEESFRDIAVFTGGFDHDFFEAATHIIVSPGVTLEEQEIQAASERGVPVFGDIDLFAVCVDAPVVGITGSNGKSTVTTLLGQMAEKAQWDVRVGGNLGTPALDLLTEKTADLYVLELSSFQLERTSQLKADVAALLNISDDHMDRYRSVVAYCDAKQRIFFGEGVAVFNRQDEMVNALVLPSERQGVSFGLDQPNGDHYGLLSVDGAEWLSKGSEPILQVAELKIKGTHNIQNALAAMAMADALKIPVAAQQIALREFSGLSHRTQWVTELKGVTWINDSKATNPGACLAALNGLPAPIILIAGGDGKGADFSLLKQSIQSNVSLVILLGRDAKRFQQEAVGSIPCELVANIEKAVQLAAEHAVSGDTVLLSPACASLDQFASYQQRGEHFMAAVEALER; encoded by the coding sequence ATGCAAAATGATTTTCACTATCAACGTTTAGGTTTAGCCCGTTTGGGCTTGGATCAAGATGGCGTGCGTGTACTTGTTGTGGGTCTGGGCGTGACCGGTTTATCGGTGATTAGATTCCTGCAACAAAATCATATTGAAGTGGCTGTGGTTGATAGCCGTGAAACTCCGCCTGGTTTAGATGTGGTTGAAGAATCATTTCGAGATATTGCTGTGTTTACTGGCGGTTTTGATCATGATTTTTTTGAAGCAGCGACGCATATTATTGTGAGTCCTGGGGTGACGTTGGAGGAGCAAGAAATTCAAGCAGCATCAGAACGTGGTGTGCCTGTGTTTGGTGATATAGACCTTTTCGCGGTGTGTGTAGATGCGCCTGTTGTAGGTATTACTGGTTCAAATGGAAAAAGTACCGTGACAACCTTATTGGGCCAGATGGCTGAAAAAGCTCAATGGGATGTTCGAGTCGGTGGAAACCTAGGGACACCGGCTTTAGATTTGTTAACCGAGAAAACGGCCGACTTGTATGTTTTAGAACTATCTAGTTTTCAGCTTGAAAGAACCTCTCAGCTTAAAGCTGATGTGGCGGCGCTGCTGAACATTAGTGATGACCATATGGATCGTTATCGCAGCGTGGTGGCTTATTGTGATGCGAAACAACGAATCTTTTTTGGTGAGGGCGTGGCGGTTTTTAACCGTCAAGACGAGATGGTTAACGCATTGGTATTACCATCGGAACGTCAAGGTGTTTCATTTGGCTTGGATCAGCCTAATGGTGATCATTATGGTCTGCTATCGGTGGACGGCGCAGAATGGTTGTCAAAAGGTAGTGAGCCTATTTTGCAAGTTGCTGAGTTAAAAATTAAAGGCACACATAATATTCAAAATGCTCTAGCTGCGATGGCGATGGCCGATGCGCTAAAGATTCCAGTAGCGGCTCAACAAATAGCATTAAGAGAGTTTTCAGGCCTTAGTCATCGAACGCAATGGGTGACTGAGTTAAAGGGTGTTACATGGATAAATGATTCTAAAGCCACCAACCCAGGAGCCTGTTTAGCGGCGCTAAATGGTTTGCCTGCTCCGATTATTCTAATTGCTGGCGGTGATGGAAAAGGCGCTGACTTTAGTTTGTTAAAGCAGAGTATTCAGTCAAATGTTTCATTGGTCATATTGCTTGGGCGTGATGCTAAAAGGTTTCAGCAAGAAGCGGTTGGGTCAATACCTTGTGAATTGGTTGCTAATATCGAAAAAGCGGTTCAACTAGCCGCTGAGCATGCAGTATCTGGAGACACAGTATTATTGTCGCCTGCTTGTGCATCGCTGGACCAATTTGCAAGTTATCAGCAACGTGGTGAGCATTTTATGGCGGCTGTGGAGGCGTTAGAACGATGA
- the ftsW gene encoding putative lipid II flippase FtsW: MSAAMLSVGESSRVARRGRYYLDGWMLFAAMSLLCIGYVMVVSASLHIGERVFDNIWHYPARQAAHIVVGLILAFVMANVPLSAWEQSGPNLILVAIALLVLVFIPGIGVKVNGSYRWINLGVARLQVSEIVKLVCIVYMAGFLTRHVHVVRESIKGVIRPMLPLGVVFGLLLAEPDFGATFVIGFSVMCMMFLGGARLIEFLTLVLMGVVLGVLAIASSTYRMERVTAFMDPWADHLGSGFQLVQSLIAMGRGEWFGVGLGSSIQKLFYLPEAHTDFIFAVLSEELGFIGSSVVILLFGLLLWRAFQIGKAAERLNLRFYSLLAYGLGVWIGLQSFVNIAVNMGVLPTKGLTLPLMSYGGSSMIVMCMVVGLLCRIYHETQQQYMSQLKGGAAWHYA; this comes from the coding sequence ATGAGTGCTGCGATGTTAAGCGTAGGAGAGTCTTCACGAGTGGCAAGACGCGGCCGTTACTATTTAGATGGCTGGATGTTATTTGCGGCGATGAGTTTGCTTTGCATTGGTTATGTGATGGTGGTGTCGGCTTCATTACACATTGGCGAAAGAGTGTTCGACAATATTTGGCATTACCCTGCACGTCAGGCGGCACATATTGTTGTGGGTTTGATCTTGGCGTTTGTCATGGCCAATGTTCCATTATCGGCATGGGAGCAAAGTGGGCCTAACCTAATTTTGGTAGCGATCGCCCTACTGGTCTTGGTGTTTATTCCGGGTATCGGCGTGAAGGTAAATGGTAGTTACCGCTGGATTAATTTGGGCGTAGCTCGGCTTCAAGTCTCAGAAATTGTAAAGCTTGTTTGTATTGTTTATATGGCAGGTTTTTTAACGCGTCATGTTCATGTTGTCCGCGAGTCTATCAAAGGGGTAATACGCCCTATGCTACCGCTAGGTGTGGTGTTCGGTTTGTTGTTGGCTGAGCCTGATTTTGGTGCAACGTTTGTTATTGGCTTTAGTGTGATGTGCATGATGTTTTTAGGGGGTGCACGCCTTATAGAGTTTTTGACCCTTGTGTTGATGGGGGTTGTATTAGGTGTACTGGCGATTGCTTCTTCAACTTACAGAATGGAACGAGTGACAGCTTTCATGGATCCTTGGGCAGATCACTTAGGTTCGGGGTTTCAGCTGGTTCAATCGCTTATTGCAATGGGACGTGGTGAATGGTTTGGGGTAGGGCTAGGTAGTAGTATCCAAAAGTTGTTTTATTTACCAGAAGCGCATACCGATTTTATTTTTGCGGTTCTCAGTGAAGAATTGGGTTTTATAGGGTCTAGTGTGGTGATTTTGTTATTTGGTTTATTGCTATGGCGTGCTTTTCAAATAGGTAAGGCCGCAGAGCGATTAAACCTAAGATTTTATTCATTATTAGCTTACGGTTTAGGTGTCTGGATTGGCCTGCAATCGTTTGTAAATATTGCTGTAAATATGGGTGTGTTACCGACGAAAGGGTTAACCTTGCCTTTAATGAGCTATGGTGGCAGTAGCATGATTGTAATGTGCATGGTCGTGGGTTTGTTGTGCCGTATTTACCATGAAACACAACAACAGTACATGTCTCAATTGAAAGGGGGCGCGGCATGGCATTACGCATAA
- the murG gene encoding undecaprenyldiphospho-muramoylpentapeptide beta-N-acetylglucosaminyltransferase, whose product MALRIMIMAGGTGGHVFPALAVADYLQNAGHMVSWLGTKKGIEATVVPEAGIEIDWLSVSGLRGKGLLSLLLAPIMLLKACYQAANIIRRRQPDVILGLGGFASGPGGLMAWLHKTPLVIHEQNRVPGTTNRLLKKLAKRVLEAFPNSFDEQTGAIFTGNPVRKELLGSSVGELKKNTNILVVGGSLGASVLNEVVPEALQSLQASLSVNVIHQAGKATIQIAREKYGEAGVAADIREFIADMKQVYQWADIVICRAGAMTISELAIMGLPSILVPLPHAIDDHQTKNAAYLADAEAAVLMPQSTLTSQNLSETLKALLTNENQLSDMRKKARSLAKPEATELVANACLEVAL is encoded by the coding sequence ATGGCATTACGCATAATGATTATGGCGGGTGGCACAGGTGGGCACGTCTTTCCAGCCTTGGCTGTGGCAGATTACTTACAGAATGCTGGACACATGGTTAGCTGGTTAGGCACCAAAAAGGGCATTGAAGCAACAGTAGTGCCGGAAGCCGGTATTGAAATTGACTGGTTAAGCGTATCCGGTTTGCGAGGCAAAGGTCTGCTGAGCTTATTGCTAGCGCCAATAATGTTGTTAAAAGCCTGCTATCAGGCCGCTAACATCATTCGTCGTCGTCAACCCGATGTGATATTAGGGCTGGGTGGTTTTGCCTCAGGCCCTGGTGGTTTGATGGCTTGGTTACACAAAACGCCGCTGGTTATACATGAACAAAACCGGGTGCCAGGTACAACAAATCGTTTGTTAAAAAAGTTGGCTAAGCGGGTATTAGAAGCCTTTCCAAATAGTTTTGATGAACAGACAGGCGCTATCTTTACAGGTAACCCAGTTAGAAAAGAGTTGTTAGGCAGCTCGGTGGGTGAGCTAAAGAAAAACACAAATATTTTAGTCGTTGGTGGTAGCTTGGGTGCATCGGTATTGAATGAGGTGGTGCCTGAGGCATTACAAAGCCTACAGGCTAGTTTAAGCGTTAACGTTATTCATCAGGCAGGCAAAGCGACCATACAGATTGCCAGAGAAAAATATGGTGAGGCGGGTGTTGCAGCAGATATTCGAGAGTTTATTGCGGATATGAAGCAAGTATATCAATGGGCTGATATTGTGATTTGTAGGGCAGGAGCAATGACCATTTCTGAGTTAGCAATAATGGGCTTACCTTCCATTCTTGTACCACTGCCGCATGCCATAGATGATCATCAAACTAAAAATGCAGCCTACTTAGCAGATGCAGAGGCGGCTGTGTTGATGCCGCAGTCGACACTGACATCACAGAACCTGTCAGAAACATTAAAGGCCTTGCTTACTAATGAAAATCAATTATCAGATATGCGTAAAAAAGCACGGTCGTTAGCAAAACCAGAGGCAACAGAATTAGTTGCTAATGCTTGTTTGGAGGTGGCTTTATGA
- the murC gene encoding UDP-N-acetylmuramate--L-alanine ligase: MMPNTHKHYSAHLGFGKLKRIHFIGIGGAGMSGIAEVLINLGYEVSGSDIRNSKVTERLANQGATIYIGHMAENVDDCDVVVTSTAVQKDNAEVVAAKEQRVPVIPRAEMLAELMRFRFGIAIAGTHGKTTTTSLLAVLMTEGQLDPTFVIGGLLNSAGSNAKLGESHYLVAEADESDASFLHLQPMIAVVTNIDEDHMSTYGGDFQQVKDAFQSFLHQLPFYGLAVMCVDDENIRELAPSIGKPILSYGIDQAADFQALNVKQEGFRTHFNLKRLGNKGQLPLTLNMPGKHNVLNALAAIAVASELGVSDEAIASGLNHFKGVGRRFQVNGEIKREGGSALLVDDYGHHPREVIATIKAVREGWSDKRLVLVFQPHRYSRTHDMFEDFVDVLNEVDVLVLLDVFAAGEKPIAGSDGAALSKAIRQRGKIIPVFVKDIQQLPDVLDGVLLANDIVVTSGAGDIGAASAKLEKQLNTLSDLGQTT; this comes from the coding sequence ATGATGCCCAATACGCATAAACATTATTCAGCGCACTTAGGTTTTGGCAAACTTAAGCGTATTCATTTTATCGGCATTGGTGGTGCGGGAATGAGTGGCATAGCCGAAGTGTTGATCAACCTTGGCTATGAGGTATCAGGGTCAGATATTCGTAATAGTAAAGTAACTGAGCGATTAGCGAACCAAGGTGCGACCATTTACATCGGGCACATGGCCGAGAATGTAGACGATTGCGATGTAGTGGTAACCTCAACAGCGGTTCAAAAAGACAATGCAGAAGTTGTTGCTGCGAAAGAGCAACGTGTGCCGGTTATTCCGCGCGCTGAAATGCTTGCGGAATTGATGCGGTTTAGGTTTGGTATTGCAATTGCCGGTACGCATGGAAAAACCACAACAACTAGTCTATTGGCAGTGCTGATGACAGAGGGGCAACTGGACCCTACCTTTGTGATTGGTGGTTTGTTAAACAGTGCAGGGTCAAATGCAAAACTGGGTGAAAGCCATTACTTGGTTGCAGAAGCAGATGAAAGTGATGCGTCATTTTTACACCTTCAACCCATGATTGCAGTGGTCACCAATATTGATGAAGACCATATGAGTACATACGGTGGCGATTTTCAGCAAGTGAAAGATGCCTTTCAGTCGTTTTTACATCAATTGCCATTTTATGGTTTAGCGGTGATGTGTGTTGATGATGAGAATATACGCGAATTGGCGCCATCGATTGGCAAACCTATTTTGAGTTATGGCATTGATCAAGCGGCAGATTTTCAGGCGTTGAATGTAAAACAAGAAGGCTTTCGAACACATTTTAATTTAAAGCGTTTGGGTAATAAGGGGCAGTTACCGTTAACCTTGAATATGCCGGGTAAACATAATGTTTTAAATGCTCTGGCGGCAATTGCAGTGGCCAGTGAGTTGGGCGTATCTGATGAGGCGATTGCATCTGGCCTGAATCACTTTAAGGGTGTTGGACGACGCTTCCAAGTGAATGGCGAAATAAAGCGAGAAGGTGGTTCAGCTTTATTGGTTGATGACTATGGGCATCACCCTCGTGAAGTTATCGCCACCATTAAAGCTGTGCGTGAAGGCTGGTCAGACAAGCGCTTGGTTTTGGTTTTTCAACCACACCGTTACTCTAGAACACACGATATGTTTGAAGATTTTGTCGATGTGTTAAATGAGGTGGATGTATTGGTATTACTTGACGTGTTTGCTGCTGGTGAAAAACCAATTGCTGGTTCTGATGGGGCAGCCTTGAGTAAGGCCATTCGGCAACGAGGAAAAATTATTCCTGTATTCGTCAAGGATATTCAGCAACTCCCCGATGTTTTAGATGGCGTTTTATTAGCCAATGACATTGTGGTGACTTCTGGGGCCGGAGATATTGGTGCCGCATCTGCAAAGTTAGAAAAACAGTTAAATACTCTAAGCGACCTTGGGCAAACGACCTAG
- the murB gene encoding UDP-N-acetylmuramate dehydrogenase, with translation MMMKNTHQLTGCLMEKEPLARYTSWRVGGIADRLYKPAGIEDAQQYLKSLPAGEPVLWLGLGSNVLIRDGGVRGSVIYTRGCLKQMEQLADGMLKVEAGVPCALVAKLAAEKGLSGAEFLAGIPGTMGGALAMNAGAFGGETWALVSKVVLLNRHGDLIVRDADDFDVGYRSVSLADDEWFVACYLDIPQGGNKESREKIRQLLAKRSQTQPTNVPSGGSVFKNPEGDHAAHLVEITGLKGYRIGGAQVSEKHSNFILNTGHATAKDIERLIEYVKGQVHKNQGVLLETEVRIIGEEKAQ, from the coding sequence ATGATGATGAAAAATACTCACCAATTAACAGGATGCTTGATGGAGAAGGAGCCCTTGGCTCGTTATACATCATGGCGTGTGGGTGGTATTGCAGATCGGTTATATAAACCAGCAGGTATAGAGGACGCACAACAATATTTGAAGTCGCTACCAGCTGGCGAGCCAGTACTTTGGTTGGGTTTGGGTAGTAATGTATTAATTCGTGATGGTGGCGTGCGCGGCTCAGTCATTTATACACGAGGTTGTTTAAAACAGATGGAACAATTGGCTGACGGAATGCTTAAAGTTGAAGCAGGTGTGCCGTGTGCTTTGGTGGCTAAACTAGCTGCAGAAAAAGGCTTGTCTGGGGCGGAGTTTTTAGCCGGTATTCCCGGCACAATGGGTGGTGCGTTAGCTATGAATGCTGGTGCATTTGGTGGTGAAACATGGGCGTTAGTTAGTAAGGTTGTTTTGTTGAATCGGCACGGGGATTTAATAGTACGCGATGCGGATGATTTTGACGTGGGCTATCGCTCAGTATCACTGGCTGATGATGAGTGGTTTGTAGCGTGTTATTTAGATATTCCTCAAGGTGGCAATAAAGAAAGTCGTGAAAAAATACGTCAGTTATTGGCTAAACGTTCACAAACACAACCTACAAATGTTCCTAGCGGTGGATCTGTTTTCAAAAACCCTGAAGGAGACCATGCGGCGCATTTAGTTGAAATAACAGGCTTGAAAGGTTATCGAATTGGCGGTGCGCAAGTATCAGAGAAACATTCGAACTTTATATTAAATACAGGTCATGCCACGGCTAAGGACATTGAACGTCTCATTGAATATGTCAAAGGTCAGGTGCATAAAAATCAGGGTGTTTTGCTTGAAACAGAAGTTCGTATTATCGGTGAGGAAAAGGCGCAATGA
- a CDS encoding D-alanine--D-alanine ligase — MSTIQSAKSFGKVAVAMGGHAAERDISLLSGEAVLSALKSQGVDAIKFDTAASDIMELKEKGIDRVFNIMHGRGGEDGQLQGALELIGIPYTGSGVLGSALGMDKLRTKNCWLGAGLPTPKWMVLEKESDIDACVVALGFPVMVKPALEGSSLGMAKANTIEQLREAYKKAMKFTCDVMAEQWVEGAEYTVAVLADKALPVIRLETPNEFYDYEAKYQAETTQYHCPCGLTAEQEQALQHLSIKAFKLLAAEGWGRVDLMLDAQGKPQLLEINTVPGMTDHSLVPMAAKQAGIDFNTLVWQILETSFAKEGA; from the coding sequence ATGAGCACTATTCAATCCGCTAAATCTTTTGGCAAGGTTGCTGTGGCAATGGGTGGGCATGCTGCTGAGCGTGACATTTCATTATTAAGTGGTGAGGCCGTTTTGTCGGCCCTTAAATCACAGGGGGTTGATGCGATTAAGTTTGATACGGCAGCCTCTGACATCATGGAGTTAAAAGAAAAAGGTATAGACCGTGTTTTTAATATTATGCACGGGCGTGGTGGAGAAGATGGCCAATTGCAAGGTGCTTTAGAACTAATTGGCATTCCCTACACAGGGAGTGGTGTATTGGGGTCTGCATTGGGCATGGATAAGTTAAGAACAAAAAACTGTTGGCTGGGTGCTGGGCTTCCAACACCAAAATGGATGGTGCTAGAAAAAGAATCCGATATAGATGCATGCGTAGTTGCGCTAGGTTTTCCAGTCATGGTTAAACCAGCGCTAGAAGGCTCTAGTTTGGGGATGGCAAAAGCAAATACCATAGAGCAGCTTCGTGAAGCGTATAAAAAAGCAATGAAATTTACCTGTGATGTTATGGCAGAGCAGTGGGTTGAAGGAGCAGAGTACACCGTGGCTGTACTAGCAGATAAAGCGTTGCCAGTGATTAGATTGGAAACCCCTAATGAGTTTTATGATTACGAAGCGAAATATCAGGCAGAAACAACTCAATACCATTGCCCCTGTGGGCTAACTGCTGAACAAGAACAAGCCTTACAACACTTATCGATTAAAGCCTTTAAGTTGTTGGCTGCTGAAGGTTGGGGGCGCGTTGATTTAATGTTAGATGCACAAGGTAAGCCGCAGTTATTAGAAATAAATACGGTACCTGGAATGACCGACCACAGCTTAGTCCCAATGGCCGCAAAACAGGCAGGTATTGATTTTAATACATTAGTTTGGCAGATATTGGAAACCAGCTTTGCGAAGGAGGGGGCATGA
- a CDS encoding cell division protein FtsQ/DivIB — protein MKSVMIDLLQQNEVLVKKSVLSLIVAIVVWQFVSWLMQPSTMPIKQVRIGGELNYVTAEDISTSLSALVDTGYFAMNSSEIVKHATALPWVNKATIRRVWPDTIVLTLVEQKPAAIWNKTALLNTQGEVFKPVFDKSLETLPSLSGVETSSQAILEEYRKVNNAIKSTGIQVSKLSLAEHGSWSAVMSNGIKVSVGHQSPEQAIGKSLRLLASLEGSLIDQLAKVDLRYPNGVSVQWKDGYKFADRVEQIAALKLKKDQPVKG, from the coding sequence ATGAAGAGTGTGATGATTGATTTGCTTCAGCAAAATGAAGTGTTGGTTAAAAAGAGCGTTCTTTCTCTAATAGTAGCGATTGTTGTATGGCAGTTCGTTAGCTGGTTAATGCAACCAAGCACGATGCCCATTAAACAGGTGCGTATCGGTGGTGAATTAAATTATGTGACAGCTGAGGATATTTCAACATCGTTATCAGCATTAGTTGATACCGGGTATTTCGCGATGAATAGCAGTGAAATTGTTAAACACGCGACGGCCTTACCCTGGGTGAATAAAGCAACAATTAGGCGTGTGTGGCCAGATACTATTGTGTTGACCTTGGTGGAACAAAAGCCTGCTGCGATTTGGAATAAAACGGCCTTGCTGAATACACAGGGCGAGGTATTTAAACCGGTATTTGATAAAAGCTTAGAAACATTGCCAAGTTTATCAGGCGTGGAGACGAGTAGTCAGGCGATACTTGAAGAATATAGAAAAGTTAATAACGCAATAAAAAGCACGGGTATTCAAGTCAGCAAATTGAGTTTAGCAGAGCACGGTAGTTGGTCGGCAGTAATGAGCAATGGCATAAAAGTAAGTGTGGGTCATCAGTCGCCTGAACAGGCAATTGGTAAATCATTAAGGTTATTGGCATCGCTGGAAGGCAGTTTGATAGATCAGCTTGCGAAGGTGGATTTGCGTTACCCAAATGGGGTGTCCGTACAGTGGAAAGACGGTTATAAATTTGCTGACCGGGTTGAGCAAATAGCCGCATTAAAATTGAAAAAGGATCAGCCAGTTAAAGGCTAA
- the ftsA gene encoding cell division protein FtsA, whose product MKKNSDKNLIVGLDIGTSKVAAIVGEITPDGTIDVIGIGTNSSRGLKKGVVVNLESTVHSIQRAVEEAELMAGCQIHSVFVGIAGSHISSLNSSGVVGIKESEVIPSDIERVIDAARAVVIPADQKILHIMPQEFIIDGQEGIKEPVGMAGIRLEAKVHIVTGAVSAAQNIIKCVRRCGLEVGDIILEQLASSSSVLTDDEKELGVCLVDIGGGTTDIAVFCDGFIRHTAVIPIAGDQVTNDIAVALRTPTQHADEIKLKYACALTQLVQEDEMIDVPSIGDRPARKISRGNLAEIIEPRYEELMMLVQAELRRSGYEDIVAAGIVLTGGSAKVEGLVELAEEVFHMPVRLGYPQYVSGLSEVVRNPIYATSVGLLLFGQQNSVASGGEVKNGFEAMWEKMKSWFQGNF is encoded by the coding sequence ATGAAGAAAAACAGTGATAAGAATTTAATTGTTGGTTTAGATATAGGTACATCTAAAGTGGCGGCCATTGTGGGGGAAATAACCCCAGATGGAACGATTGATGTCATCGGTATCGGAACCAATAGTTCGCGAGGTTTGAAAAAAGGCGTGGTGGTTAACCTCGAGTCTACAGTGCATTCAATTCAACGCGCTGTAGAAGAGGCTGAGTTGATGGCGGGGTGTCAAATTCACTCAGTATTTGTGGGGATAGCAGGCAGTCACATCAGTAGCTTGAACTCCAGTGGCGTGGTGGGTATTAAAGAAAGCGAAGTGATTCCATCAGACATAGAGAGAGTGATTGATGCGGCAAGGGCAGTGGTTATTCCTGCGGATCAAAAGATTCTTCACATCATGCCACAAGAATTCATTATCGATGGACAAGAGGGCATTAAAGAGCCTGTTGGAATGGCGGGCATCAGGCTGGAAGCAAAAGTACATATTGTGACCGGCGCAGTGAGTGCAGCGCAGAATATTATTAAATGTGTAAGGCGTTGTGGTTTAGAAGTAGGCGATATCATTTTAGAGCAGCTGGCATCGAGCAGTTCGGTGCTCACGGATGATGAAAAAGAACTGGGCGTTTGTTTGGTTGATATTGGTGGTGGCACGACGGATATTGCAGTTTTTTGTGATGGCTTTATTCGCCACACCGCGGTTATTCCAATTGCCGGAGACCAAGTTACTAATGATATCGCTGTTGCATTACGGACGCCTACCCAGCATGCCGATGAAATTAAGTTGAAATATGCATGTGCGCTGACTCAATTAGTTCAAGAGGACGAAATGATTGATGTGCCAAGCATAGGCGATCGGCCGGCACGAAAAATTTCACGTGGAAATTTGGCTGAAATTATTGAGCCTCGCTATGAGGAATTAATGATGCTTGTACAGGCTGAGCTGAGGCGCTCGGGCTACGAGGACATTGTTGCCGCAGGGATTGTGCTAACGGGCGGCAGTGCAAAGGTAGAGGGATTGGTTGAATTGGCAGAAGAGGTATTCCACATGCCCGTTCGCCTGGGTTATCCGCAGTATGTGTCTGGTTTAAGCGAGGTGGTTCGTAATCCGATATATGCAACCAGTGTTGGGTTGTTGTTGTTTGGGCAGCAAAATAGTGTGGCAAGTGGTGGAGAGGTGAAAAATGGTTTTGAAGCTATGTGGGAAAAGATGAAGAGCTGGTTTCAAGGTAATTTTTAA
- the ftsZ gene encoding cell division protein FtsZ has translation MFELMDAHTQNAVIKVIGVGGGGGNAVNHMVNSAIDGVEFICANTDAQALKDTPAKTVLQLGNNSTKGLGAGANPEVGRQAAIEDRERIQEVIVGSDMVFITAGMGGGTGTGAAPIVAEIAKEMGILTVAVVTKPFPFEGKKRMLLAEQGIEELALHVDSLITIPNEKLLHVLGKEMSLLNAFKAANDVLLGAVQGIAELITCPGLINVDFADVRTVMSEMGDAMMGTGNAKGESRAREAAEAAIHSPLLEDINVQGARGILVNITAGLDMSIGEFEEVGQAIRDFASDDANVVVGTVIDPDLSDEMRVTVVATGLGGKAKVAEEPTPIVQVKREAIKTADLKEEDFDIPTIMRDGKAEMADQKTSGIDNTLDPAYLDIPAFLRRQAD, from the coding sequence ATGTTTGAATTAATGGATGCACATACACAAAATGCAGTAATTAAAGTCATTGGTGTTGGCGGTGGCGGTGGCAATGCCGTGAATCACATGGTTAATAGTGCAATAGATGGTGTGGAATTTATTTGCGCCAACACAGATGCGCAAGCTCTAAAAGACACACCAGCTAAAACGGTATTGCAGTTAGGTAATAATAGTACAAAAGGCTTGGGTGCAGGCGCGAACCCTGAAGTGGGCCGTCAAGCAGCGATTGAAGATAGAGAGCGAATTCAAGAAGTAATCGTCGGTTCTGATATGGTCTTTATCACAGCAGGAATGGGTGGTGGAACAGGGACAGGTGCTGCGCCAATAGTGGCCGAAATAGCAAAAGAAATGGGTATCTTAACAGTAGCTGTAGTGACTAAGCCTTTCCCATTTGAAGGCAAAAAAAGAATGTTATTGGCAGAACAAGGGATAGAGGAATTAGCACTTCACGTTGATTCATTAATTACTATTCCGAATGAAAAGTTATTGCACGTACTGGGCAAAGAAATGAGTCTGCTAAATGCCTTTAAAGCGGCGAATGATGTTTTGCTAGGCGCTGTACAAGGGATTGCAGAATTAATAACCTGCCCTGGCTTGATTAATGTCGACTTTGCTGACGTTAGAACTGTTATGTCAGAAATGGGTGATGCGATGATGGGAACAGGTAATGCAAAAGGAGAATCTAGAGCACGCGAAGCTGCAGAAGCGGCCATTCACAGCCCCTTGTTAGAAGATATCAATGTACAAGGCGCTCGCGGTATTTTAGTGAATATCACGGCTGGATTAGATATGTCTATAGGTGAATTTGAAGAGGTCGGTCAAGCGATTAGAGATTTTGCATCGGATGATGCGAATGTCGTTGTCGGTACGGTTATTGATCCTGATTTGTCAGACGAAATGCGAGTAACTGTTGTTGCAACTGGTTTAGGTGGCAAGGCAAAAGTGGCTGAAGAACCAACGCCGATTGTTCAAGTGAAAAGAGAAGCCATTAAAACGGCTGACCTGAAGGAAGAGGATTTTGATATTCCAACAATCATGCGTGATGGAAAAGCGGAAATGGCGGATCAAAAAACCAGTGGTATAGATAATACCTTAGACCCTGCTTATTTGGATATACCTGCGTTTTTAAGAAGGCAAGCCGATTAG